The genomic stretch CTTCACTGTCTTCATCCTGGCAAACAGCATGGAGCGAAACTGATGAATATCGCCACACAAACAAAGCACTGACAGGTGAATGAAGGTCACAGAACGCAAACAACAAAACCAGATGGAGCTGTAGCGTAATCTCTGAAGTGGAATGACCCTGAAATATCAGAATATTTTCTGTCCTCATAATGGTACTAGCAATGGCAAAGGGAAAAAGAGTGataataaccatagaaccagaaattcATCTTTTTGAGAAGAAACTGGTACACACATCTtttctggctgctcagtacaatgtGGCTGAAGTGACAAGATATACTCTAACTTCTGCAGTTATGGTGACCCCATGTGTACCAGACCTTGGTCCTTCATGGAAAGCAGCGTGGTCATATACTCGTCCGCTATACTGTTATTACAAACAGCTCATATTACAATTTGATGTGAGTTAAGAATGTTCAAAGGTTACCTTAAACATTGCCCGTAATGCCCATTAATGTTTGACACTGGAGCAGATTATTCCAATTATTATTccaattattttctattataaGAAACATAAAAATCCCAACACAAAGTGTGAAGTTActctatattttaaaaaatgtgggggaaaaaaaccctgagaaagtgaaagtgtgcaTCAGTCAAACCATTTGCCACAAATGAGGTATGAGAATATTATTGCAGCACTCGTCAAAAAACAAATCGAAAGTGAAAACAATAACACGAGACAAAAACAAGCAATAAAAACATCACTCACCGCCTCCTCATGCTCCTTCCAGCAGTCATAATCGGTTGCCATTGCAATGCTGGCGTAGCACAAGCCGGCCTCCTTAGCCAGGACCACCTCTGGCACCGTGGTCATGTTGATGACATCGGCGCCCCACTGGCGGAACATCAGGCTCTCGGCCCGTGAGGAGAAGCGAGGCCCCTCGATGGTCAGCATGGTCCCCTTCACATGGCACTTGACGCCCAAACCCCGGGCCACCTCTAGCAGCACCTGCGGGGCCGGGAATTGTGTGTACAGTACAGGAAGTGCACTTGTAGCCTTTTTTCCAATAGACCGTGTTTGGCCACTCACCTCTCGGGTCCTGCAGCAGAAAGGCTCAGCCATGGGAATGTGACACACACCTGGAGGGCTGGTCGGCTGGCCATCGTAAAATGTCTGCGCTCTCTTGGTCGTCCTACAAGCAAAAGTAAGTTAGACTGAAGTCCTTTGATAGGCTAAATATATTCTGGACAACTTGAACTAGAAGGACAATCTCTGCTCTACTCCAAGCCTGAACAATCTTCATTTACAcctaaaaatatatgaaataagaGTATATTTGTGGTATCCTAAAAGgaatgtgtatgaatgtgagtgagaatggttgtttgtctatatgtgccctgcaattggctggcgaccagtccagggtgtaccccgcctctcgcctaaagacagctgggataggctctaacATAACCCCGcaaccctactgaggataagtggatggtaatgttaaaatatcgGCTTATCTCATTGTCTGGAACCCATTGTGATGAATCATCTCATCTTGTGAGCCGAGTGTACTGTGACAGCCCTACTGTACATAAACACCCAATTTGAACATTAGCAATGCTACAAAACGAGGACGCGTGTTGAAAATAGTAGGAACACCAAACTTTTATGAGGTTTCTACTAAGTACGACATAATGAAAATAGCAACACAATCCAATGTTCAAgtcaaataaacagaaagagtCCGGAAAAAAGGAGCCACAGTAAATCATCAGTTAAGTGATGAGTAAAGATGTTCTGCTGTGCTGCATGTCTGAACAAGGACAGGCGTTTGCCCCTCCTCACTTTTGGTGACATTTGTGGTCAATAACAAACAGGgcataaatatttacattaggGCTGTCAACTGAGGCATCCTTTAatgggacaattttttttatacgcATGATCAAGGTGAGcacgtcctgtttgaccctcccACGTGGACATGGGAGTAGGGGAAATGTGCATTTCTTGTGTCCGTTCATTCCTGCTTCAAATGTCTACTAATTTGTACAGATTTATTTGGTCGGCTTCAATAAAGTGATTGTTGATCGACCACCTCTTCATCATTCTCTCAGTGTCCGGCaaaaactacagtattttatattttacacaaaaacatcacattctGTGAGATGTGTAACAGGGAAGTGTTTGCGTCTGTGGCATGGGTAGATTATGCATTCCCCAGCATTCTTGGTTGGagttaaaatgatcacttttgactGCCTTCTGCCTTTTTAAGGTGTTGTTTTGTACAGGCAGGGTGTAAGAGTTAGTGGTGCTGTTTTTAATCATGTACAgttaaattattttgactttttgtccgAATCTGGCACTCTTATTAAGAATGGTTGTGAATTTCGTGATATATACAATACAGGAGTAGTTGATGCCCAAGGAATTGCTTACTTACAGTTACTTACTGACAGTTTCACAGCCAGTGGTACAGATTTGACAAGTGTTATAACAGGTCTAACTTATTTACATAGAGGAATTGTATGCTGCCCTCTATTGACTGAAATTGAAAAAGACCCACAAATTCTGTccgtaaaaacaaaaactaattaATATCGACAATAAATTAAAAGCAGAAAACTAAATTCAGTACACCGGCTAATCAGTTCAGTTAAAAGCTGAACTTCTCACAAGTGTAACAAAGTGATATGAGAAACGTGAGACAAACATTCCAACCCTTCGCCCACCACGCCTGAGGTGGAATGTCACACTACCCACAAATTTAATTCTCACCAAAGCCTGAGGCTCATTGTGACACTTCAGGAGTCTCACACAAATACTAGGCAGGTGTGACTGAACGGAACAGGAACGTAAACAAATAACAgctgctttgaaaaaaaaaaaaaaaagttactaaACATGAGGCCAGTTCAAGCTCTTCCGGCTACCCTCATCCACCTACCGGATGATTTTGTCACACGGTAAAGTGACTCCTGTTAGTGAGATATGTGGGAAGATGCCTGCATTGGTAGACACCATCACAAACAATATTAAACATAATTTAGCTATGTTCATCTTGCTAAAAAACGTAATGTCATAGTACTGTAGGTTTTTATATATAGAAACAAGTCTTGCTTTTCTTTCTATCTGACCAAGAAACTGGAGGAAACAATAATTTAGCCTATAATGACTACAGTGATGTCTACTCATTGTCATAACAGTCCTGGATACTGTGTAGTGTGAACCAGATTCATTATTAAATGTGGTCAGCTACCACAAAATTCTATACTTGCTGTAAGAACGGAGATAATCATGTTACAAGCGCTATTTCAACTAGTACACATCTTCATGCAACATGCCTTCTTGGCCTGGTCTTCCTTGTAAAAGATATCTTGGATCTCAATGGAACAAAACtggataaataaaaagtaaaccaATGCCTTTTGGTTATTGGTCGAGCAGATTGATGTGGTTTGGCACCAGCCATCCTGGCACAAATGTACCAACGTAAACTTTGACCAGCCCACCTGTCAATGAACTGGTCTATGATGACGATATCGCCTGGTTGGATCTCCTCTCTCAGCGAGCCGCATGCAGTGGTGACCAGCAGATGTGTACAGCCCTCCTCTCTCAGTGCCCAGATGTTGGCCTGGTAGTTGACGTTGGATGGCATTATAGTGTGCTGCCTCCCGTGTCTAAAACAagcatttaaatatgtttattcaCATTACAAGGCCAGAAACATACCCCAGTAAATAGGTAACGATGAAATTTTATAGAAAACGCCACTAGATAGTGCTATTACACTGATGGAAGCTTTAAAGCAGATGATCGCCCCCTTACCTTGCAAGAAGCACACATTCTACGTTTTTTATTTTCCCCAAAATCAAGGCATCTGATGGCtgtcaaaatacaaaataaaacatgtgatTAATTCAATCTGATAAAGCGGGAGTTTAATTTGATACGTCATTCGCTGACTTGATGTGGGCCAAGACGCAATATCAATACGACACGAAATTGAAGCTGAAGTAGTAatatacataaacatgtaaaagtatacatttttaaGGACGTCTGCACAGACTCTGCTGACTTACTCATCATTctctgtcattttttcatagCTAAAATACGAGTTTTGTAACATTGCCAAATGTAAGCATACAACTAACCTTTCCATATGGTGTGTCAACGTAGCGCTCAGTTCTTCCTTCTAAGATATCAGGATCATCAAGCCCTGAGCCGCCGATTATTCCAATCTACAACACACaagcaaaaacaaagaaactgtGACATTTATTGCAATTTTGTGCAGTGGTTGGGCTATGCTTTTACTCTAAAAGGCAAGTGTGACGTTTTGACAACCCGGAAGTGTCCTCGTGCAGCTTGAGAAGTGCTATGCTAACAATGACAcacatataattatattttaaaaatgtagctTAACTgcgaaaatataaaaatgaaaccaaatgaAGCAAACGTGTCCCAGTTCTCGGTTATTTTCATATAAACATACGTTTAGCTTTATGTTTAGCTATTCTGCTTAATACCATCTGCTACGGACCTCACCCAGTGACGAGCAAGTAGGTAAATGTACAgacataaattattattttttaccttaATTGGTGCCGTAGAAGACATGGTAAAATTCCTgggaaatatgaataatatcacAAACTGCGTGTGAAGCAAGTTTAAGCCACACGCTTCCACACGTTCCGTGACCGAGAGACGACCACCGACATCTCTTCCTGGTTATAGTCGGtccccttcaaaataaaatgtatgggCTAAAATCCGGATGTTGCAGACTGATATATGAACTTGCTACTTGCCAACGAACGgctaatcatttttaaaatgtacaagaatttGAACGTATTACAGACTGGAACTGATTCTATACAGCAATCAACTTTCATCATGGAAGCATCTGATAACATCATCATCTATCAGTCATGCACTTATCAAAATGGATATCTGAGAAAAGGCGATGTTGACATCCACACGgtacacatttgaaaataagatttaatacaaatattccTGCTAATTCATGAGCAACATAGGAGATTAAAATATGGCATATGGGGAATACCAGGACAGGAAAAACAATCACTGTCATCAATCCCTGAGAGCACCTTAATTGtctttaaaaaatgacttataAGAACCATATCCCTGTGTAAGCCTTGTTCACACTGGCTTTTGTAAATAACGTAATTGTGAAAAATAGTCCATGATCTGGATGATGATCTGAAGCAGCCTGTCCACttctgtaaaatgaaaaatactgcAGAGTGATGTAGTTGACCCAATCCAACAACAAACAGAGGCATATTAAGACACCACTGGGGAATATGAATCTATTGTCTGGTCCCTGCTGGAGGTTGCAGCCCGGGTATCACTGTTGGCATGATCGCTGTCGCTGTCAATGGTGATGAGATCCGACGAACATTTCTCTGCACCCTCTCTGCTCTTGTGCCTTCTGCTCTTCTTCTTgtgtttcttctttttcttatgATGCCTGCTGCGGTGGGAAGCACTTCGCTCGTTGAGCTGCAATTTCAGACTACTCTCCTCTTTAGTGTTCTTATCTTTTGTTTCAGCGGCTGCATCATCTTTGGAAGGGTCCTCTAGATGTCGCGTTTTGTACTTTCTCTTGCCACCAGGCTTGTCGTGGTGAGATCTTGAGCTCGCCGATGGGGAGCGACTGCTGGAATAAGTCCTGGACCGAGACATCCTTCTGTCTCGTCGCCTCGAGTCCCTGCTGCGGCTCCTGGAGCGAGAGCATCGCCCCATATGTTTTCGGCTGCTGAGATGGCAGTCACTCTCTTTTCTTTGGTATTTACGGTCAGATTTTGTGTGGTAAAAGTCTTTGCTACTGTAGTACCAATAGTCTCTACTGTGACTGGTAACTGAGCTCTTGTGGTGTCTGCGTTCGCGTTCTCTACTTGACCTCTTCCTCTTGTGCTTTCTGTCTTTGGAGACGTGTTTTTGGCTTGACTGGTCACGACGGCGTCTGTCTTTACTTTCAGATTCGCTGGATGTGTTGCAGTGGCCATAGTTGAGAGTACTGCATCTTCCTTGGCTGCGGTCTTCGGGCGAAACTGGAGGAGTGACACTGGTGAAACGAATATGCTGCGGTTTTGGAAGCTCTTTATCGTCATCACTTAAAGGTTCAGAATCTGAGGTGAGGTGCACAAGCTCAGGAGTTCTCTCTGCACTCGGCTTCACAAAACCCACAATGACACAGTCGTCGCTGTCTGAGGACAAACATTCCTCAGCTTGAACATGGGTTGAGTTTCCTTGTTTTTGTGAAGAATCTTCCAACTCTTGTGCTTCCTCCTCAATACTGCTATCTGTATCCGATTCTTGGACCGTCTCCCTTTCTGTCCTGCTTTGTTCTGCCGTTGTAGAGTATGATGGACCTGGCGTCTCATCGTCCCATAGGGAGTGGCTCAAGTTGGACGTGGTGTACCCTGGTGTTCTAGGGGGTTCCAAGTGCACGGAGTTGTTTTCATCCTCAGAGATAGCTATTACAGATGAGGTGGAACTGCTATCGGAATTCGAAGAGTGGGCCGAGCCCTCGTACACAGCGTGCTGATCATAGGCTTCCAAGTTGAAAGGGGACTTTGCAAAGCTGATGAACTCGTGCAGAAAATGATCTGTGCGACCCTGAAGAAATGGCCGGAGATCCTCCTGCATGGCCCTGTCTTCCATATCGACACGAGTGATGCGCGACATGATGATGTGCTGAACCACGTTAACCAGATAGCCATGAGCCCCATATAGCACCAACAGCTCTCGTTTAAGCCAGGGAATGAGTCTGTGTAAGCAGGCAGGATTCCGGCGATAGAAATCAGCTGAGGTGTCTCGGCAGCGACCACCATCACGGACGGTGCGAACCCTCAATCCCTGGCGGTAGAGTTCCCGCCTGAAGTTGACCATTTCTTGCTCTCTCACATTCTGCAGCGGCCTGCCCTCACTTGCAGCTCTCCTCTTGGCCgccatcctcatcatcatgcGCCTGATGTAGCGAGGGTGTTGCTGGGGTGGATTTACTGAAGATTCGAATAGGACCCCGTTGTCCGGTGGTGGGGAGGTTCTTCCCCATCGTTGTCGTTGCATCCCAGTAAGAGTAGTGCGGTACCTAAAGCGCACCCCACCAAACATCCCGAAGGACCCATTAGTCACTGGCTTCAGGTCATATTGTTTAAAGTCCTTCTCTGATTTGATACTGTGATATATTGACTTAAACGGCTGCTTGCATAAAGGACATTCGGCCTTATTCTTGGACCACTCATGGATGCAACGAAAACAAAACTTGTGCAGGCAGATGTCCAGGTAGGAAATGTTGTTAAATATGTCCAAGCAGATAGGACATTTTGAGTCTGGTGACACCTCGGCAGATTTGGCTTCTGGTGTTTTCTTCCTGTCCCTTTTCTGGTTCTGCTGAAGGGCAATCTTGATGTCAGACATGGTCTGGAACAAAAAGGAAGTACAATTACTGATCTGTCAATTATCACAACTGCTGTGATAATTtctatgtacatttttgcatgacATTCTCAGTGATCTTTAAGTGAAGTTTAAGGTGAGCAAGCGTAACCGGTGGTGTTTGACGAAAGACACAGGGTTGCTGCAGTCGCTGCACTTTACTCACATCTGATGGAAGtacaacaaaaatgttccaGTCAAAATGTGGCCGAATAACGTGCCCCTCTC from Doryrhamphus excisus isolate RoL2022-K1 chromosome 1, RoL_Dexc_1.0, whole genome shotgun sequence encodes the following:
- the mtap gene encoding S-methyl-5'-thioadenosine phosphorylase; amino-acid sequence: MSSTAPIKIGIIGGSGLDDPDILEGRTERYVDTPYGKPSDALILGKIKNVECVLLARHGRQHTIMPSNVNYQANIWALREEGCTHLLVTTACGSLREEIQPGDIVIIDQFIDRTTKRAQTFYDGQPTSPPGVCHIPMAEPFCCRTREVLLEVARGLGVKCHVKGTMLTIEGPRFSSRAESLMFRQWGADVINMTTVPEVVLAKEAGLCYASIAMATDYDCWKEHEEAVCVDNVMKTMKENANKASSILLNAIPQISQMDWTQSITSLKVMAQSAVMLRKH
- the toporsa gene encoding topoisomerase I binding, arginine/serine-rich a, with product MSDIKIALQQNQKRDRKKTPEAKSAEVSPDSKCPICLDIFNNISYLDICLHKFCFRCIHEWSKNKAECPLCKQPFKSIYHSIKSEKDFKQYDLKPVTNGSFGMFGGVRFRYRTTLTGMQRQRWGRTSPPPDNGVLFESSVNPPQQHPRYIRRMMMRMAAKRRAASEGRPLQNVREQEMVNFRRELYRQGLRVRTVRDGGRCRDTSADFYRRNPACLHRLIPWLKRELLVLYGAHGYLVNVVQHIIMSRITRVDMEDRAMQEDLRPFLQGRTDHFLHEFISFAKSPFNLEAYDQHAVYEGSAHSSNSDSSSTSSVIAISEDENNSVHLEPPRTPGYTTSNLSHSLWDDETPGPSYSTTAEQSRTERETVQESDTDSSIEEEAQELEDSSQKQGNSTHVQAEECLSSDSDDCVIVGFVKPSAERTPELVHLTSDSEPLSDDDKELPKPQHIRFTSVTPPVSPEDRSQGRCSTLNYGHCNTSSESESKDRRRRDQSSQKHVSKDRKHKRKRSSRERERRHHKSSVTSHSRDYWYYSSKDFYHTKSDRKYQRKESDCHLSSRKHMGRCSRSRSRSRDSRRRDRRMSRSRTYSSSRSPSASSRSHHDKPGGKRKYKTRHLEDPSKDDAAAETKDKNTKEESSLKLQLNERSASHRSRHHKKKKKHKKKSRRHKSREGAEKCSSDLITIDSDSDHANSDTRAATSSRDQTIDSYSPVVS